The Phycisphaeraceae bacterium genome includes a window with the following:
- the thrC gene encoding threonine synthase encodes MQYISTRGSAPRLGFEETMLAGLARDGGLYVPESWPTLTLDELRSLRGKPYQDVAFEVIRRFAGGEISDNALRKVIDESYATFRHRAVCPLVQIGGDEHILELFHGPTLAFKDVAMQVLGRLYDLVLEQRDERITIVGATSGDTGSAAIEAIRGRERASIFILHPHGRTSEVQRRQMTTVHGPGAENVHNVAIEGTFDDCQDLLKAMFNDPSFRDSIKLSGVNSINWARIMPQVVYYITASLALGGPDRPIAFSVPTGNFGDVFAGYIAHQMGLPIRRLIVASNSNDILTRALNLGDHTLGNVVPTMSPSMDIQISSNFERLLFDLYDRDAAKVANLMAKLRSDRGFHIEDHRLAPARALFSARRIDEETTLATIRNVHRETDGYLIDPHTAVGVHAARQEIQALHAEGVPVVTLATAHPAKFPDAVEKAVGTRPPLPEHLADLFEREERFAVLPNELGAVQEHIRTLLGM; translated from the coding sequence ATGCAGTACATCAGCACACGCGGTTCGGCACCCCGGCTGGGGTTCGAAGAGACGATGCTCGCTGGCCTGGCCCGCGATGGCGGCCTCTATGTGCCCGAGTCATGGCCGACTCTGACACTCGATGAGCTGCGGTCGCTGCGTGGAAAGCCGTATCAAGACGTGGCGTTCGAGGTGATCCGGCGATTCGCAGGAGGCGAGATCAGTGACAACGCGCTCCGCAAGGTGATCGACGAGTCCTACGCGACCTTCCGGCATCGTGCCGTCTGCCCGCTGGTTCAGATCGGCGGGGATGAGCACATCCTGGAGTTGTTCCACGGCCCGACGCTGGCGTTCAAGGACGTGGCCATGCAGGTCCTCGGACGGCTCTACGACCTGGTGCTCGAGCAGCGCGACGAGCGGATCACTATCGTCGGCGCGACCAGCGGGGATACCGGATCCGCAGCGATCGAGGCGATCCGGGGTCGCGAGCGTGCCAGCATCTTCATCCTCCACCCGCACGGCCGCACCAGCGAGGTCCAGCGTCGGCAGATGACGACCGTCCACGGACCCGGCGCCGAGAACGTCCACAACGTCGCCATCGAAGGAACCTTCGATGACTGCCAGGACCTGCTTAAGGCGATGTTCAACGACCCGTCGTTCCGTGACAGCATCAAACTGTCCGGCGTCAACAGCATCAACTGGGCGCGGATCATGCCGCAGGTCGTTTACTACATCACCGCCTCACTCGCCCTCGGCGGACCCGACCGCCCGATCGCCTTCAGCGTCCCGACCGGAAACTTCGGCGACGTCTTCGCCGGATACATCGCCCACCAGATGGGCCTGCCCATCCGACGACTCATTGTTGCCTCCAACAGCAACGACATCCTCACCCGGGCCCTGAACCTCGGCGACCACACCCTCGGCAACGTCGTCCCCACCATGTCCCCCTCCATGGACATCCAGATCAGCTCGAACTTCGAACGCCTCCTCTTCGACCTCTATGACCGCGACGCCGCGAAAGTCGCCAACCTGATGGCGAAGCTCAGGTCCGACCGCGGCTTCCACATCGAAGACCACCGGCTCGCCCCCGCCAGAGCCCTCTTCTCCGCCAGACGCATCGACGAAGAAACCACTCTCGCTACCATCCGCAACGTCCACCGGGAAACCGACGGCTACCTCATCGACCCCCACACCGCCGTCGGCGTCCACGCCGCCCGCCAGGAAATCCAGGCCCTGCACGCCGAGGGCGTCCCGGTGGTCACGCTGGCCACCGCTCATCCCGCGAAGTTCCCGGACGCGGTGGAGAAGGCCGTCGGCACACGCCCACCCCTGCCCGAGCATCTAGCGGACCTGTTTGAGCGCGAAGAACGATTCGCCGTGCTGCCGAATGAGCTAGGGGCCGTCCAGGAGCACATCCGCACGCTGTTGGGGATGTGA
- a CDS encoding gamma-glutamyl-gamma-aminobutyrate hydrolase family protein (Members of this family of hydrolases with an active site Cys residue belong to MEROPS family C26.), with the protein MSRPIIGITADNQNNSTDSGNYESALAYTRAVAEAGGSPVILPHVIDAIPDYLAACHGFVLTGGGDPAMEPFGEPTDPRTRQMTPTRQAFEFALLKSLDEATQPVLGICLGMQLMSLHHGGRLFQRIEDVVPLPQRHDKNNLHPIAFEADTPWLPRVEDVVVSSHRQAVSDAGTLTVLARAEDNLIEAVERKGPRFYLGVQWHPERGDDGPLSRGLFLKLTAQAQQQAQASQYARD; encoded by the coding sequence ATGTCACGACCCATCATCGGCATCACCGCCGACAACCAGAACAACAGCACCGACTCGGGCAACTACGAATCTGCGTTGGCCTATACCCGGGCTGTTGCGGAAGCGGGTGGTTCGCCGGTGATTCTGCCTCATGTGATCGACGCGATCCCTGATTACCTGGCCGCCTGCCACGGCTTCGTCCTCACAGGTGGAGGCGACCCCGCGATGGAGCCGTTCGGCGAGCCAACCGACCCACGCACCCGTCAGATGACCCCTACACGGCAGGCTTTCGAGTTTGCCCTTCTCAAATCACTCGATGAGGCCACGCAGCCCGTCCTTGGCATCTGCCTGGGGATGCAGTTGATGTCTCTCCACCACGGCGGGCGACTCTTCCAGCGTATTGAGGATGTCGTCCCTCTCCCTCAGCGACACGACAAGAATAATCTTCACCCCATCGCGTTCGAGGCCGACACCCCCTGGCTGCCTCGCGTCGAGGACGTTGTCGTCTCAAGCCACCGTCAGGCTGTCAGCGATGCCGGGACGCTGACGGTTCTCGCCCGTGCCGAGGATAATCTGATTGAGGCCGTCGAGCGTAAGGGACCACGCTTCTACCTCGGCGTGCAGTGGCACCCGGAACGCGGCGACGATGGTCCGCTGAGTCGCGGGCTCTTCCTCAAGCTGACCGCTCAGGCGCAGCAGCAGGCTCAGGCGAGCCAGTACGCCAGAGACTGA
- the lspA gene encoding signal peptidase II produces the protein MSVAAHPTPGFAGWLLFTGVVVFTLTLDMLLKYWAFATVAGVPVRPDPTYPGAGIPPHEAIVVIPHVLNLKLTLNTGAVFGLGQGGQPVFVVVSLLATALILWMYAKSPKGSWGLHLALGLILAGALGNLYDRLMFAAVRDLFWMLPTTGLWPWIFNLADAVLMIGVAGAMLSLWRTGSPEPAAAPERSA, from the coding sequence GTGAGTGTGGCCGCACACCCGACACCGGGCTTCGCTGGATGGCTCCTCTTCACTGGTGTGGTCGTCTTTACGCTGACCCTGGACATGCTGCTTAAGTACTGGGCGTTCGCGACAGTCGCTGGGGTGCCGGTGCGACCCGACCCGACTTACCCCGGAGCAGGGATCCCGCCTCACGAGGCGATCGTCGTGATCCCTCACGTGCTCAACCTCAAGCTAACGCTCAACACCGGGGCGGTCTTTGGCCTGGGGCAGGGCGGTCAGCCGGTCTTTGTCGTCGTCAGCCTGTTGGCGACAGCCCTGATCCTGTGGATGTATGCCAAGTCGCCCAAAGGTTCATGGGGCCTGCATCTTGCTCTTGGCCTGATCCTGGCGGGGGCTCTTGGCAATCTCTACGACAGGCTGATGTTCGCCGCGGTCCGCGATCTGTTCTGGATGCTCCCCACCACCGGGCTCTGGCCGTGGATCTTCAACCTGGCCGATGCCGTGTTGATGATCGGTGTGGCGGGCGCGATGCTCAGTCTCTGGCGTACTGGCTCGCCTGAGCCTGCTGCTGCGCCTGAGCGGTCAGCTTGA
- a CDS encoding TraR/DksA C4-type zinc finger protein: MSSPFRNDSSPKTVIREDREWTVAELKKVKTGLHKKDLDYFKRLLLDRRAEIIGSVTGMETVRADRSDDSSSMPLHMADIGSENFDEEFNLGLMASERKLLHEINEAIRRLIEGYYGVCLESGEPINRERLEAKPWAKYTIEVARERERRGLSSG; encoded by the coding sequence TTGTCATCGCCCTTTCGAAATGACTCCAGCCCGAAGACGGTGATCCGTGAGGATCGTGAATGGACCGTTGCGGAGCTGAAGAAAGTCAAGACCGGCCTTCACAAGAAGGACCTTGATTACTTCAAGCGGCTTTTGCTCGACCGGCGAGCCGAGATCATCGGGAGTGTCACTGGCATGGAGACGGTCCGGGCGGACCGCTCGGATGATTCGTCGAGCATGCCGCTTCACATGGCAGACATCGGGTCGGAGAACTTTGACGAGGAGTTCAATCTCGGCCTGATGGCGTCAGAGCGCAAGCTGCTGCACGAGATCAACGAGGCGATACGACGGCTGATTGAAGGCTACTACGGCGTCTGCCTCGAGAGCGGCGAACCAATCAACCGGGAGCGACTCGAAGCTAAGCCTTGGGCGAAGTACACCATCGAAGTCGCACGCGAGCGCGAGCGGCGCGGGTTGAGTTCCGGGTGA